The region TGGGTAACAGATGGCGCAAAGACATGGCTGCTTGCCTCAAAGATAGTAACAGTAATCGATAGTATGTAATTCTCTGGATTCTTTATTTTTCTCGGTTCGCTCATCCCGTCGCGAGCGATCGTCGATATTGAAAAAGAGTTGCCGGGTATAGATCCGGTAATTTCGAACTCTCTTATTCATCGGTTTCTTGAGGCGTGGTTTCTCTCGGTTATCCGACTCCGTTAAAAACCGTGTTTCCTGACATTATTTTCGATATCTGGAGTGTTTTTAATCGTCGAAGGTCTGAGGTCTTAGTGGGACCTGAAAAATGCCATATCTTGACCATCCAAGACCGCATCGACCGACCGACCAAACCAAGAGTCGCACCGCCCGTTCGCGCCAGCGTGGCCGACGCTTGACTCTAGTTTGCTGATAAGATTTTCTGGATGGTTTTTATAATGAAATACATGCACTCAACCTACTGCGTCTTACTAGCTGGCTTTGTTCAGATAGTCGAAGCGGTTATTTCCATCGATACCGATGCGGACTGGAATACCAACGGAATCGTCAACACTGGAGATCCCTTGTCGACTTTTCAGCTCTACGATGCAAACAGTAACCCAGATGGCACTGCCACCATTCTAAACCAGGGAAGAAGGAGTGTAAGGTATGAAAGCGGAAGCACACCGCCAAGTCGTCCACTCACACAGACTTTCCAGACAACGACGCCATTCATTCTCGAAACGATTCAGTTCGTTTATAACCAGGCGAATGGAACGAGTGCCGACGTAGAGTTTCGGATCTATGAGGTCGACAACATCGTCGCTCTAAATGCTGCTGATGATGATATCGTCGTATTCGATAGTAATAACCAGCCCGATCCGGAGCCTGGAGATTTGCTTGATGGCGCCGTGCAGGTCTACAGCCAAACTTTTAATTTGGGAGCGACCATCCTTGATCCAGACCAAAACAGGGTCCTCGAAATCAGCGGGATCAACGGTCCAGCCCTTGTCGATCGCTCTTCCGAGGGTCCAAGCGCCGGCTATGCGTTTATCATGCTCGGGCTGACCAATGTCCAGCCCTACGCGTGGGCTGGTGAAAGACAGCAGGGTGCGATTGTTTCTGGCCCTTTCGCGTTGGATGCGGGACCATATCTTTCAGGAAGATCCTACTCAGACAATCCCGGGTCCTGGCAGGAGGAAGATGACTTCTCTCTAAACCTCTCTGGCACGGTGATACCGGAACCTTCCGCCTTTTTTCTGATCGGCATAGTAGGAGCTGTAGTGTCCTTGCGACGTCGGGAGCGGGGCGGTTCCTGAATTAACCAGTGTGGCCACTCTCTCTTTCGGTTGCTCTACTTGAACCACCGTTGAACGCACCTCTGTGTCGTATTGTCCAAGAGTGAGCTACCTCGCACCAGATTTACTCTCAACTTTTTAAGATCAAATAGAGCTGTCCGGTGAGGTCCCACGCCACTGACCATATCGGATTTGATGGACAGCTGGAGTTCTCCCCGATCCCCATTTTGAACGGCTCAAGAGGCTCCTCCCAAAGAGTGAGAAACCGGTAGTGCCAAACTTCATTTGTTGATTAGGCAGCCTTCAGAGGCACAAGGCGGACTGCTAGTCTTTTGCTCAACTCACGAAGTAGAGTCGCCGGTGACGACGGCACCCTCTACCGGCTCATCATTTTCTTTTAGTTTCTTTCTTTCAGTCAGTTTTTCGATGATGTAGAAGCTGGCGGGAATCACAAAGATCGCTATGAATGAAGCGAAAAGCATCCCACCAATCACGGTCATACCGAGGATCCTGCGTGAGACCATTCCCGCTCCGAGAGCGGTTGCCAGCGGCACGCAACCTAGAATGAACGCGAATGAAGTCATCAGGATCGGACGGAGCCGCAAATGGGCTGCCTCAAGAGCTGCGTCCCGAATCGACTTCCCGTGCTCTTGCCTTTGCTGTCTCGCGTATTCGACGATCAGAATGGCGTTTTTAGCAGCAAGACCAATCAACATCACCATCCCAATCTGCGCGTAAATGTTATTCTCCATTCCACATGCCCAAAGTGCGAGGAAGGCACCCGCAATCGCAATAGGCAGGTTTAGCAGAACGCTAAACGGCAGGGTCCAACTTTCGTAGAGAGCGGCAAGGATAAGGAATACAAAGAGGAGAGATAGACCGAAGATTGCGACGGGAGAAACTCCAGTGGCGGCCACTTTCTCCTCATAAGACATGCCGCTGTAAGCATAACCCATCGTCCGGTCCATCGTGGAGTCGAAGGTGCTCTCGAG is a window of Verrucomicrobiota bacterium DNA encoding:
- a CDS encoding PEP-CTERM sorting domain-containing protein; translated protein: MHSTYCVLLAGFVQIVEAVISIDTDADWNTNGIVNTGDPLSTFQLYDANSNPDGTATILNQGRRSVRYESGSTPPSRPLTQTFQTTTPFILETIQFVYNQANGTSADVEFRIYEVDNIVALNAADDDIVVFDSNNQPDPEPGDLLDGAVQVYSQTFNLGATILDPDQNRVLEISGINGPALVDRSSEGPSAGYAFIMLGLTNVQPYAWAGERQQGAIVSGPFALDAGPYLSGRSYSDNPGSWQEEDDFSLNLSGTVIPEPSAFFLIGIVGAVVSLRRRERGGS